A window of the Bos indicus x Bos taurus breed Angus x Brahman F1 hybrid chromosome X, Bos_hybrid_MaternalHap_v2.0, whole genome shotgun sequence genome harbors these coding sequences:
- the LOC113888170 gene encoding protein CXorf40A-like produces the protein MKFSCLSFRQPSAGFVLNSVKILEMCWQPTLCGHRHCTLAVHIAHRDWEDASWRELLEQRLGMSPTQIQALLLDGDKFGHGVITVLVDIRDTLLCPENIGHDEVKELENQALLPALGQKYLTVLTNPHWLLQPIPGWAGKDIFQVYIPKHLIPFGQEACPDWALERKETSSCESLQGFELYEKMTLPLVLALLGLGI, from the exons ATGAAGTTCAGCTGTCTGTCCTTCCGACAGCCTTCCGCAGGTTTCGTCTTAAACAGTGTCAAGATCCTGGAGATGTGTTGGCAGCCCACGCTATGCGGCCACCGACACTGTACCCTGGCAGTCCACATCGCACACCGGGACTGGGAGGATGCATCCTGGCGGGAGCTGCTGGAGCAGAGGCTGGGGATGAGCCCCACCCAGATCCAGGCCTTGCTGCTGGATGGGGACAAGTTTGGCCATGGAGTGATCACGG TTCTGGTGGACATTAGGGACACTTTGCTGTGCCCAGAAAACATAGGTCATGACGAGGTGAAGGAGCTGGAGAATCAAGCCCTGCTACCAGCCCTGGGACAGAAGTACCTGACTGTGCTCACCAACCCCCACTGGCTGCTGCAGCCCATCCCGGGGTGGGCCGGAAAGGACATCTTCCAGGTGTACATCCCCAAGCACCTGATCCCCTTTGGTCAGGAGGCCTGTCCAGACTGGGCTCTTGAGAGGAAGGAGACCAGCTCATG TGAGAGCCTCCAGGGCTTTGAGCTTTACGAAAAGATGACGTTGCCACTCGTTTTGGCCCTGCTGGGTCTGGGCATTTGA